A single genomic interval of Lathyrus oleraceus cultivar Zhongwan6 chromosome 7, CAAS_Psat_ZW6_1.0, whole genome shotgun sequence harbors:
- the LOC127104080 gene encoding uncharacterized protein LOC127104080: protein MALRYNVLYGFLCRLVTTSARQSQDAWGSADWTEVEGSWILKPKSSKPNFVVHFVGGIFVGAAPQLTYRWFLERLAEKGVLVIATPYASGFDHFFIADEVQFKFDRCYRTLQETVKELPIFGVGHSLGSLVHLLIGSRYAVQRSGNVLMAFNNKVFIQQSTKYSAV, encoded by the exons ATGGCTTTG AGATATAACGTGCTTTATGGATTTCTTTGCAGATTAGTTACTACTTCTGCTAGACAATCACAGGATGCATGGGGTTCAGCAGACTGGACTGAAGTCGAG GGATCATGGATTCTCAAACCCAAAAGCTCCAAACCCAATTTTGTTGTACATTTTGTGGGAGGTATATTTGTAGGAGCTGCACCTCAGCTTACCTACCGCTGGTTCCTTGAGCGCCTAGCAGAAAA GGGTGTATTGGTCATTGCAACTCCATATGCCAGTGGGTTTGATCACTTCTTCATTGCAGATGAAGTGCAGTTTAAATTTGACCGGTGCTACCGCACACTACAAGAAACA gtcaaagagctTCCTATTTTTGGTGTTGGCCATTCTCTGGGATCGCTTGTCCACCTCCTGATTG GGTCAAGATATGCAGTGCAAAGATCTGGAAATGTTCTCATGGCATTCAATAACAAGGTATTCATCCAGCAATCAACGAAATAtagcgctgtctaa
- the LOC127104079 gene encoding succinate dehydrogenase subunit 7B, mitochondrial-like: MAFLLSKSTLASHFRSTSQKIEDPVSLSRRQFHVEPGTREKALLAEDSALKPFKSYKQSVKKLRKIGDVLTIVVVAGMLSSNPSFDKINAGLGMCSTDTSNTTPTLTR; this comes from the exons ATGGCATTCTTGTTGAGCAAATCAACCCTAGCTTCTCATTTTCGATCCACATCTCAG AAAATCGAAGATCCCGTTTCCCTCTCGCGCCGTCAGTTCCATGTTGAACCCGGGACTCGTGAAAAAGCT CTCTTGGCAGAAGATTCAGCTCTCAAGCCATTCAAATCATATAAGCAGAGTGTAAAAAAGCTCCGGAAAATTGGGGATGTTTTAACTATTGTTGTTGTTGCAGGTATGCTATCTTCTAATCCTTCTTTTGATAAAATAAATGCGGGTTTAGGGATGTGTAGCACGGATACCTCGAACACAACCCCGACACTGACACGGTGA